A portion of the Rhodanobacter sp. AS-Z3 genome contains these proteins:
- a CDS encoding formylglycine-generating enzyme family protein — protein MRALLALALGLMLALPAVAADYVALPGGTFTSVLPADGKTAPAQVAPFRLRSELVTNGEFLAFVKKHPEWQRDKVASILADARYLTQWGSPDALGDTALPRQPVTRVSWFAAQAFCESEHARLPSWYEWEYAAAADATRRDARSDPAWRESILGWYSRPSSSALPLVGGIANAYGVRDINGLVWEWVDDFNALMVASDSREQGDPDLLKFCGAGAISLQEKENYAVLMRIAMLSALKAANTTNNMGFRCAKPE, from the coding sequence ATGCGAGCACTACTAGCACTGGCCCTTGGCCTGATGCTGGCACTACCGGCAGTGGCGGCGGATTACGTCGCCCTGCCGGGCGGTACCTTCACCAGTGTGTTGCCGGCCGATGGCAAGACGGCACCGGCGCAAGTCGCGCCGTTTCGCCTGCGCAGCGAACTGGTCACCAACGGTGAATTCCTGGCCTTCGTGAAGAAGCATCCGGAATGGCAACGCGACAAGGTGGCCAGCATTCTGGCTGATGCACGCTACCTCACTCAGTGGGGCAGTCCGGATGCGCTGGGTGACACGGCTTTGCCGCGCCAGCCGGTAACGCGGGTCAGCTGGTTTGCTGCACAGGCGTTTTGCGAAAGCGAACACGCGCGCCTACCCAGCTGGTACGAGTGGGAATACGCGGCGGCGGCTGATGCCACCCGTCGTGATGCGCGCTCTGATCCAGCCTGGCGCGAAAGCATCCTGGGCTGGTATTCGCGCCCTTCCAGTTCGGCCCTGCCCCTTGTCGGCGGGATCGCCAACGCCTACGGCGTGCGCGACATCAATGGACTGGTGTGGGAATGGGTGGATGATTTCAACGCCTTGATGGTGGCCAGCGACAGCCGCGAGCAGGGCGATCCGGATCTGCTGAAATTCTGCGGCGCCGGCGCCATCAGCCTGCAGGAAAAAGAAAACTATGCGGTGCTGATGCGCATTGCGATGCTGTCCGCGCTGAAGGCCGCCAACACCACCAACAATATGGGCTTCCGCTGTGCGAAGCCCGAATGA
- the tpx gene encoding thiol peroxidase, whose product MSDVTFHGQPISVNGQFPAAGSTAPAFTLVAGDLSDVALSSYAGKRKVLNIFPSVDTGVCAASVRRFNELAGKLDNTVVLCISADLPFAQARFCGAEGLDKVTNLSMMRGRQFLNDYGVAIASGPLAGLAARAVVVLDERDKVIHAELINEIGHEPNYDAALKVLA is encoded by the coding sequence ATGTCTGATGTCACGTTCCACGGCCAGCCGATCAGCGTCAATGGCCAGTTTCCCGCAGCAGGTTCGACCGCGCCGGCTTTCACGTTGGTTGCCGGTGATCTGTCCGACGTTGCGTTGTCGAGCTATGCAGGCAAGCGCAAGGTGCTGAATATTTTCCCCAGTGTCGACACCGGCGTCTGCGCCGCCTCGGTACGTCGCTTCAATGAACTGGCTGGCAAACTCGACAACACCGTGGTGCTGTGCATCTCGGCTGACCTGCCGTTCGCGCAGGCGCGCTTCTGCGGCGCCGAAGGGCTGGACAAGGTGACCAACCTGTCGATGATGCGTGGCCGTCAGTTCCTCAACGACTACGGCGTGGCGATCGCCAGCGGCCCGTTGGCCGGTCTCGCTGCACGCGCGGTGGTGGTGCTGGATGAGCGCGACAAGGTCATTCACGCCGAGCTGATCAACGAGATCGGGCACGAGCCGAATTACGATGCCGCGTTGAAAGTGCTGGCCTGA
- the hmgA gene encoding homogentisate 1,2-dioxygenase, which translates to MVSKGYQSGFGNEFASEAIAGTLPVGQNSPQRVAHGLYAEQLSGTAFTAPRHLNRRSWLYRIRPAAVHEPFQPLAHATFHNRFDEAVATPNPLRWDPLPMPTKPTDFLDGLVTIAGNGGPAEQGGIGIHLYTANRSMQGRFFNDADAELLIVPQQGRLRLATELGVIELEPQEIAVIPRGIRFRVDLPDGEADAHGGANATGAGSAGVARGYVCENFGALLRLPELGPIGSNCLANARDFLTPVAAYEDVEGDFELVSKFQGALWSAKIGHSPLDVVGWHGTCVPYKYDLRRFNTIGSISYDHPDPSIFTVLTSASDTPGTANMDFAIFPPRWLVAQHTFRPPWFHRNVASEFMGLITGVYDAKAEGFLPGGASLHNCMTGHGPDAATFDKASAADPSRPDVVDGTMAFMFETRKVIRPTRQALDAPQLQHDYYRCWQGIAKHFAP; encoded by the coding sequence ATGGTCAGCAAGGGTTATCAGTCGGGTTTCGGCAACGAGTTCGCCAGTGAAGCCATTGCCGGCACCCTGCCCGTGGGGCAGAACTCGCCGCAGCGGGTGGCGCATGGCTTGTACGCGGAGCAGTTGTCCGGCACCGCATTCACCGCGCCGCGTCATCTGAATCGGCGTAGTTGGCTGTACCGGATTCGTCCGGCGGCGGTGCATGAGCCGTTCCAGCCGCTGGCGCATGCCACCTTCCATAACCGTTTCGATGAGGCGGTGGCGACGCCGAATCCGCTGCGTTGGGATCCGCTGCCGATGCCGACGAAGCCGACTGACTTCCTCGACGGTCTGGTGACGATTGCCGGCAATGGCGGTCCGGCTGAGCAGGGCGGTATCGGCATCCATTTGTACACGGCGAACCGCTCGATGCAGGGGCGCTTCTTCAACGACGCCGATGCCGAGTTGCTGATCGTGCCGCAGCAAGGTCGCCTGCGCCTGGCGACCGAGCTGGGCGTGATCGAACTGGAGCCGCAGGAGATCGCGGTGATTCCGCGCGGCATCCGTTTCCGGGTCGACCTGCCTGATGGCGAGGCTGATGCACATGGAGGTGCGAATGCCACGGGCGCAGGAAGCGCAGGAGTGGCCCGCGGTTACGTCTGCGAAAACTTCGGCGCGTTGCTGCGCCTGCCGGAACTCGGTCCGATCGGTTCCAACTGCCTGGCCAATGCGCGCGACTTTCTCACGCCGGTGGCGGCATACGAAGATGTCGAGGGCGATTTCGAACTGGTATCGAAATTCCAGGGTGCGTTGTGGAGCGCCAAGATCGGTCATTCGCCGCTGGACGTTGTCGGCTGGCACGGCACCTGCGTGCCATACAAATACGATCTGCGTCGCTTCAACACGATCGGTTCGATCAGTTATGACCATCCTGATCCGTCGATCTTCACCGTGCTGACATCGGCCAGTGACACGCCCGGTACGGCGAACATGGATTTCGCGATCTTCCCGCCGCGCTGGCTGGTCGCGCAGCACACCTTCCGTCCACCGTGGTTCCATCGCAACGTGGCCAGCGAGTTCATGGGCCTGATCACCGGTGTGTACGATGCCAAGGCCGAAGGTTTCCTGCCCGGCGGCGCCTCGCTGCACAACTGCATGACCGGGCATGGCCCGGATGCGGCGACGTTCGACAAGGCCTCCGCCGCCGATCCGTCCAGGCCGGATGTGGTCGACGGCACCATGGCCTTCATGTTCGAGACGCGCAAGGTCATCCGCCCCACCCGGCAAGCGCTGGACGCACCGCAATTGCAGCACGACTATTATCGTTGCTGGCAGGGCATCGCCAAGCACTTCGCGCCGTAA
- a CDS encoding SCO family protein, with protein MKRLLPLLAILLLFGSAKAATPLPGDSVYNLPVQLTDQNGHQQKLAERRGRPQLMTMFYTSCQMVCPMIIDSMRLTRNALDPATRAQIDLLAVSFDPARDDVATLHTYAEKRKLGSSLWTLARAEPAQVRQLSGVLGLQYRQLPDKEFNHSSELILLDAEGRIAARTTRIGKLDPAFVEAIRKLVAEQPNH; from the coding sequence ATGAAACGTCTATTGCCCCTGCTTGCGATCCTGCTGTTGTTCGGCAGCGCGAAGGCGGCCACGCCGCTGCCCGGTGATTCGGTCTACAACCTGCCAGTGCAGCTGACCGACCAGAATGGCCATCAGCAGAAGCTGGCAGAACGACGCGGCCGCCCGCAGTTGATGACCATGTTCTATACCTCTTGTCAGATGGTCTGCCCGATGATCATCGACAGCATGCGGCTGACCCGCAATGCGCTGGACCCGGCCACTCGCGCGCAGATTGACCTGCTGGCGGTGAGCTTCGACCCGGCACGTGACGATGTGGCCACGCTGCACACGTATGCCGAGAAGCGCAAGCTGGGTTCCAGCCTCTGGACCCTGGCGCGGGCCGAGCCGGCGCAGGTGCGCCAGCTGTCCGGCGTACTGGGCCTGCAATACCGGCAGCTGCCGGACAAGGAGTTCAACCACAGCAGCGAGTTGATCCTGCTGGATGCCGAGGGTCGCATCGCCGCGCGCACCACGCGAATCGGCAAGCTTGACCCCGCGTTTGTCGAGGCGATTCGCAAGCTCGTGGCAGAGCAGCCAAACCACTGA
- the azu gene encoding azurin has protein sequence MRKLIAIALLGLLSTPLMAAECSTTVEASDAMQFNTKTITVPKTCKAFKVVLKHTGKLPVTAMGHNWVLSHSSDEAGVISDGMKAGATNSYEKPGDTRIIAHTKLIGGGETDTATINVTKLKAGEQYAFFCTFPGHAALMKGSLSLGQ, from the coding sequence ATGCGTAAACTTATTGCCATTGCCCTGCTTGGTCTGCTCTCCACACCGCTGATGGCGGCGGAATGCTCGACCACGGTCGAAGCGAGCGACGCCATGCAGTTCAACACCAAGACAATTACCGTACCGAAGACCTGCAAGGCGTTCAAGGTGGTCCTGAAGCACACCGGTAAACTGCCGGTCACTGCAATGGGCCACAACTGGGTGCTGTCGCACAGCAGCGACGAAGCCGGCGTGATTTCCGACGGCATGAAGGCCGGTGCAACCAACAGCTACGAGAAGCCGGGTGACACGCGCATCATTGCGCACACCAAGCTGATCGGTGGCGGCGAGACCGATACCGCCACCATCAACGTGACCAAGCTGAAAGCGGGCGAACAGTATGCGTTCTTCTGCACGTTCCCCGGACACGCGGCGCTGATGAAGGGCAGCTTGAGTCTGGGCCAGTAA
- the nirK gene encoding copper-containing nitrite reductase, which yields MSCSKSLVVAAAALLTLAGCSGKSSSVSPVGQVDANPAAIAATHGDFGPPIGEPIHAVLTSPPHVPPPIHRSYPAKVIVELEVIEKEMPISEGVSYTFWTFGGTVPGSFIRVRQGDTVEFHLKNAPDSKMPHNIDLHGVTGPGGGAASSFTAPGHESQFTFKALNQGVFVYHCATAPVGMHIANGMYGLILVEPPEGLSPVDHEYYVMQGDFYTTGKYRQKGLQPFDMEKAIDENPTYVLFNGKEGSLTGDNALTAKTNETVRLFVGNGGPNLVSSFHVIGEIFDKVQPEGGTVAQHNVQTTLIPSGGAATVEFHTDVPGSYVLVDHSIFRAFNKGALGILKVDGPEDKAIYSGKEVDSVYLGDRSEPNLKAVTTAANAHAAGTLTKGEQIAAGKQLFTGTCSVCHQANGEGLANVFPPLAKSDFLAADPKRAMTIVTHGLTGKIKVNGNEYDSVMPPMSQLNDDEVANILTYVLNSWDNPGGQITKEEVAKARAEAPAPAAAEH from the coding sequence ATGTCATGTTCCAAGTCACTCGTAGTCGCCGCAGCCGCGTTACTTACGCTCGCCGGCTGCTCGGGCAAGTCGTCCTCGGTGTCGCCGGTGGGCCAGGTTGATGCCAATCCCGCCGCCATCGCGGCTACCCACGGTGACTTCGGTCCGCCGATCGGCGAGCCGATCCATGCGGTGCTGACCAGCCCGCCGCATGTACCGCCACCGATCCATCGCAGCTACCCGGCGAAGGTGATCGTCGAGCTGGAAGTGATCGAGAAGGAAATGCCGATCTCCGAAGGCGTCAGCTATACGTTCTGGACCTTCGGCGGCACGGTACCGGGCAGTTTCATCCGCGTGCGCCAGGGCGACACGGTGGAGTTCCACCTGAAGAACGCGCCGGACAGCAAGATGCCGCACAACATTGACCTGCACGGTGTGACCGGGCCGGGCGGCGGTGCCGCGTCCAGCTTCACCGCGCCGGGACACGAATCGCAGTTCACCTTCAAGGCGTTGAATCAGGGCGTGTTCGTCTACCACTGCGCTACCGCGCCGGTGGGCATGCATATCGCCAATGGCATGTACGGCCTGATCCTGGTCGAACCACCGGAGGGTTTGAGCCCAGTCGATCACGAGTACTACGTGATGCAGGGCGACTTCTACACCACCGGAAAATATCGCCAGAAGGGCCTGCAGCCGTTCGACATGGAAAAGGCGATCGACGAGAACCCCACCTATGTGCTGTTCAACGGCAAAGAAGGCTCGCTGACCGGTGACAACGCGCTGACCGCCAAGACCAACGAGACGGTGCGCCTGTTCGTCGGCAACGGTGGCCCGAACCTGGTCTCCAGTTTTCACGTGATCGGCGAGATCTTCGACAAGGTACAGCCGGAAGGTGGCACGGTGGCGCAGCACAACGTGCAGACCACGCTGATTCCGTCCGGCGGCGCGGCCACGGTGGAGTTCCACACCGACGTGCCGGGCAGCTACGTGCTGGTTGACCACTCGATCTTCCGCGCGTTCAACAAGGGTGCGCTGGGTATCCTCAAGGTGGACGGTCCGGAAGACAAGGCAATTTACTCCGGCAAGGAAGTGGACTCGGTTTACCTCGGTGATCGTTCAGAGCCGAACCTGAAAGCGGTAACCACGGCGGCGAACGCACATGCCGCTGGCACGCTGACCAAGGGCGAACAGATCGCCGCTGGCAAGCAGTTGTTCACCGGCACCTGCTCGGTCTGCCATCAGGCGAATGGTGAAGGTCTGGCCAACGTGTTCCCGCCACTGGCGAAGTCGGACTTCCTCGCGGCGGACCCGAAGCGCGCCATGACCATCGTGACGCATGGCCTGACCGGCAAGATCAAGGTCAATGGCAATGAGTACGATTCGGTGATGCCGCCGATGAGTCAGCTCAACGATGACGAAGTAGCGAACATTCTCACCTACGTGCTGAACAGCTGGGACAACCCGGGTGGCCAGATCACCAAGGAAGAAGTGGCCAAGGCTCGTGCCGAAGCGCCGGCGCCGGCCGCAGCGGAGCATTGA
- a CDS encoding fumarylacetoacetate hydrolase family protein, translating into MKLGSLKEGGRDGTLIVVSRDLTRAVKATGIAGTLQAALDDWSNIAPRLNALSEELNDGSAPGAFALEVTALASPLPRAYEFVDGSAYLPHVERVRRARGAEVPQSFYTDPLMYQATSAGFLGPRDPVVVPSEDFGIDLEAEVVVVTDDVPMAVTPAQASDHIQLIGLINDVSLRGLIPGELAKGFGFLQSKPRSALSPVLVTPDEVGDAWQGDKLHLPMRTWLNEAWFGEAECGVDMQFSFAELVAHVAKTRPLTAGTIVGSGTIANEDTGKGASCLAEQRTVETLRDGKPSTPFLKFGDRLKIDITDKTGVSIFGSIEQQIEPYKS; encoded by the coding sequence ATGAAACTCGGATCTCTCAAGGAAGGTGGCCGCGACGGCACGCTGATCGTGGTCAGTCGCGACCTCACCCGCGCGGTGAAGGCCACCGGCATCGCTGGCACGCTACAGGCGGCGCTGGACGACTGGTCGAACATCGCGCCGCGCCTGAATGCGTTGTCCGAGGAGCTCAACGACGGCAGCGCACCGGGCGCGTTTGCGCTGGAGGTGACGGCACTGGCTTCTCCGCTGCCGCGTGCCTATGAATTCGTCGATGGTTCCGCCTACCTGCCACACGTCGAACGGGTACGCCGTGCACGTGGCGCCGAGGTGCCGCAGTCGTTCTACACCGATCCGCTGATGTATCAGGCGACCAGTGCCGGCTTCCTCGGCCCGCGCGATCCGGTGGTGGTGCCGAGCGAGGACTTCGGCATCGATCTGGAAGCCGAAGTGGTGGTGGTCACCGACGACGTGCCGATGGCAGTGACGCCGGCGCAAGCGTCGGACCACATCCAGTTGATTGGCCTGATCAATGATGTGAGCCTGCGCGGATTGATCCCGGGTGAGCTGGCCAAGGGTTTTGGTTTCCTGCAATCCAAACCGCGCTCGGCACTGTCGCCCGTGCTGGTGACGCCGGACGAAGTGGGTGATGCGTGGCAGGGCGACAAGCTGCATCTGCCGATGCGCACCTGGTTGAACGAGGCGTGGTTCGGCGAAGCGGAGTGCGGCGTCGACATGCAGTTCAGTTTTGCCGAACTGGTCGCCCACGTGGCGAAGACGCGGCCGCTGACCGCCGGCACCATCGTTGGCTCCGGCACCATTGCCAACGAGGACACCGGCAAGGGCGCTTCCTGCCTGGCCGAACAGCGCACGGTGGAAACCCTGCGTGACGGCAAGCCGAGCACGCCGTTCCTGAAGTTTGGCGACCGCTTGAAAATAGACATCACCGACAAGACAGGTGTGTCGATCTTTGGCTCGATTGAACAGCAAATCGAGCCATACAAGTCCTGA
- a CDS encoding helix-turn-helix domain-containing protein, with translation MQFKPTTGRAGRLPEPHSPIADDGDETRFCGTCAFSSACIAAGYDKPELAELQCLVEHVGPFRAGEHIFRTGDAFRAIFAVRSGTVKTRMVDKEGREQVLGFYLPGEVIGLNAIYPEHFPCDAVALDTAYFCRFSFPAMSALASRVPAVQQHLFRMLSKELGTASLLAGDHSADERVAAFLLDLGHRYAVRGFSGTQFHLSMSRGDIANYLRLAAETVSRVLSRFRAQKLIAIEGRGLELLNPAALRQIGQALLPD, from the coding sequence ATGCAATTCAAGCCCACGACAGGTCGCGCAGGTCGCCTGCCCGAGCCGCATAGTCCGATTGCCGACGACGGTGACGAAACACGCTTCTGCGGCACCTGCGCGTTTTCCAGCGCGTGCATTGCCGCCGGCTACGACAAGCCGGAGCTGGCCGAACTGCAGTGTCTGGTCGAGCACGTTGGCCCGTTCCGCGCCGGCGAACATATCTTCCGCACCGGTGACGCGTTCCGCGCGATTTTTGCCGTGCGCTCGGGCACGGTGAAAACCCGCATGGTCGACAAGGAAGGCCGCGAGCAAGTGCTGGGGTTCTACCTGCCGGGCGAGGTGATCGGACTGAATGCGATCTACCCCGAGCACTTCCCTTGCGATGCCGTGGCGCTGGATACCGCCTATTTCTGCCGTTTCTCGTTTCCGGCCATGAGCGCGCTGGCTTCGCGCGTGCCGGCGGTGCAGCAGCACCTGTTCCGCATGCTCAGCAAGGAACTGGGTACCGCCAGCCTGCTGGCCGGTGACCACAGTGCCGACGAACGTGTGGCAGCTTTCCTGCTGGATCTGGGCCATCGCTACGCGGTGCGCGGCTTCTCCGGTACGCAGTTCCATCTGAGCATGTCGCGCGGCGATATCGCGAACTATCTGCGCCTGGCCGCGGAGACCGTCAGCCGCGTACTCAGCCGTTTTCGCGCGCAAAAGCTGATTGCGATTGAAGGGCGGGGGCTGGAATTGCTCAACCCTGCCGCGCTTCGGCAAATCGGTCAGGCCTTGTTGCCCGATTGA
- a CDS encoding NnrS family protein has protein sequence MSESSSATSTPAGLAEVTRLLASAPHRPLFLAGTIAVLLSMAWWAVELTWMRFGLAGWPQPTIPPGWAHAMLIQYGLFPLFMFGFLMTTFPKWLGRPDLPRTRFLPVAGCVFGGYVLANVGLLNLPLLLKLGVAVMLVGYVIGVATLAGVLRASVAERKGHARSCLAALSVGALGLAIFLAYLFGAPAECALLAIKLGTFGLLLPIYFSVMHRMLPFFTGNLVKGYEVIRPDWSMPVVWVLLVAHLLLDWRGLLGWLWLVDVPLALVFAWHSLTWRPWKAMHPGILAVLHLAFAWLPVAFVLFAIQDVVYVTSGHFILGRAPMHALGIGFFGSMLVAMVTRVTQGHSGRPMQMGKVAWLCFGLLQVVALLRIRAELGGDTYLWLVIAAYGWLLVFLPWVLRSAWIYLTPRADGKPG, from the coding sequence ATGTCCGAATCGTCATCTGCCACGAGTACACCTGCGGGCCTCGCCGAAGTCACTCGCTTGCTGGCGTCCGCGCCGCATCGACCGTTGTTCCTCGCGGGCACGATTGCGGTGCTGCTCAGCATGGCGTGGTGGGCTGTTGAGCTGACCTGGATGCGCTTCGGGCTGGCTGGTTGGCCGCAGCCCACGATTCCGCCGGGGTGGGCGCACGCCATGCTGATTCAGTACGGTCTGTTCCCGCTGTTCATGTTCGGCTTCCTGATGACCACGTTTCCCAAGTGGCTGGGGCGGCCCGACCTTCCGCGCACACGGTTTCTGCCGGTAGCTGGCTGCGTGTTCGGCGGCTATGTGCTGGCGAACGTCGGCCTGCTCAACCTGCCGTTGCTGCTCAAGCTGGGTGTCGCGGTGATGCTGGTCGGCTATGTGATCGGCGTTGCAACGCTGGCCGGCGTATTGCGCGCGTCCGTCGCCGAGCGCAAGGGACATGCACGGTCCTGCCTGGCAGCGCTGAGTGTGGGTGCGCTGGGGCTGGCCATCTTTCTTGCCTATCTGTTCGGTGCGCCGGCCGAGTGCGCCTTGCTGGCGATCAAGCTGGGCACGTTCGGTCTGCTGCTGCCGATCTACTTCTCGGTGATGCACCGCATGCTGCCGTTCTTCACCGGCAATCTGGTGAAAGGTTACGAGGTGATTCGGCCGGACTGGAGCATGCCGGTGGTGTGGGTTCTGCTGGTGGCGCATTTGCTGCTGGACTGGCGTGGCCTGCTCGGCTGGCTATGGCTGGTTGATGTGCCCTTGGCGCTGGTGTTCGCGTGGCATTCGCTGACCTGGCGGCCGTGGAAGGCCATGCATCCGGGCATTCTCGCCGTGCTGCACCTGGCGTTTGCCTGGCTACCCGTGGCCTTCGTGTTGTTTGCGATCCAGGACGTGGTTTACGTCACCAGTGGGCATTTCATCCTGGGGCGCGCACCGATGCATGCACTGGGGATTGGTTTCTTCGGTTCGATGCTGGTGGCGATGGTCACCCGGGTGACGCAAGGCCATTCCGGTCGACCGATGCAGATGGGCAAGGTGGCGTGGCTGTGCTTTGGCCTGCTGCAAGTTGTTGCGTTGCTGCGCATCCGCGCCGAACTTGGCGGCGATACCTATTTGTGGCTGGTGATTGCGGCCTATGGCTGGCTGCTGGTTTTCCTGCCGTGGGTGTTGCGATCGGCCTGGATTTACCTCACGCCACGCGCAGATGGCAAACCTGGCTGA
- the fdxA gene encoding ferredoxin FdxA, producing the protein MTHVVTENCINCKHTDCVEVCPVDCFHAGPNFLVIDPDECIDCTLCVEECPVGAIFPELDVPAGQEIFMAINAELASQWPVMTSKIPAMEDAAKWDGVPDKLPLLKRS; encoded by the coding sequence ATGACGCACGTCGTCACTGAAAACTGCATCAACTGCAAACATACCGATTGCGTCGAGGTCTGCCCGGTGGATTGCTTTCATGCCGGCCCCAATTTTCTGGTGATCGATCCGGACGAGTGCATCGACTGCACGCTGTGCGTGGAGGAATGTCCGGTCGGTGCCATCTTCCCCGAGCTGGATGTTCCGGCGGGGCAGGAGATTTTCATGGCGATCAATGCCGAGCTGGCCAGCCAATGGCCAGTAATGACGAGCAAAATCCCGGCGATGGAAGACGCCGCCAAGTGGGATGGGGTGCCGGACAAGCTGCCGTTATTGAAACGCTCGTAG
- the hemN gene encoding oxygen-independent coproporphyrinogen III oxidase has translation MAIPISTPEFDPALIARYDVAGPRYTSYPTAPQFKADFDETVLRGVIRASNEEPIPRPLSVYVHVPFCMSPCFYCGCNRVITRDVTQADRYLERLYREIELIAPLFDRDRPVRQLHFGGGTPNFLDVAHMSELLESLARHFSFSQESDREYGIEIDPRFADAAYIRSMGKLGFNRISVGIQDFDPLVQRAVNRIQSFEQTREVLEAARESSFSSASVDLIYGLPFQSVDGFSRTLDQIVELNPDRVAVYGYAHLPEMFKAQRQINTADMPDPATRLALFGRALEHLSAAGYVYIGMDHFAKTTDELVLAQRAGTLQRNFQGYSTHGDCDIVGLGVSAIGRIGDSYTQNSRDLIGYYGALDAGRLPLMRGMQLDEDDVIRRELINELMCHGVLEKKAFGTRHRLLFDEYFARERERLQPLIADGLVQETDREIRVTSRGRLLLRIIAMCFDAYLDEAAQAPRFSRVI, from the coding sequence ATGGCCATCCCTATCAGCACTCCCGAATTCGACCCGGCACTGATCGCCCGCTACGACGTGGCCGGTCCGCGCTACACCAGTTACCCGACGGCGCCGCAGTTCAAGGCGGACTTCGACGAAACGGTCTTGCGCGGGGTGATTCGCGCCTCCAACGAAGAGCCGATTCCACGCCCGTTATCGGTTTACGTGCACGTGCCGTTCTGCATGAGCCCGTGTTTCTACTGCGGCTGCAACCGGGTCATCACCCGCGACGTAACCCAGGCCGACCGCTACCTGGAACGGCTGTATCGCGAAATCGAGCTGATCGCGCCGCTGTTCGATCGCGACCGCCCCGTGCGTCAGTTGCACTTTGGCGGTGGTACGCCAAACTTTCTCGACGTCGCGCACATGAGCGAACTGCTGGAGTCGCTGGCGCGACACTTCAGCTTCAGTCAGGAGTCGGATCGCGAATACGGCATCGAGATCGACCCGCGTTTTGCCGATGCTGCGTATATCCGCAGCATGGGCAAGCTGGGCTTCAACCGGATCTCCGTCGGCATTCAGGACTTCGATCCGCTGGTGCAGCGAGCAGTCAATCGCATCCAGAGTTTCGAGCAGACCCGCGAAGTGCTCGAGGCCGCTCGTGAGTCATCTTTCAGTTCGGCCAGTGTCGATCTGATCTATGGCCTGCCGTTCCAGAGTGTGGACGGATTCAGTCGCACACTGGACCAGATCGTGGAGCTGAATCCGGACCGTGTGGCGGTCTACGGTTACGCGCACCTGCCCGAGATGTTCAAGGCGCAGCGGCAGATCAATACCGCGGACATGCCCGATCCCGCCACGCGACTGGCCTTGTTCGGTCGCGCGCTGGAGCATCTGTCGGCAGCAGGTTACGTCTATATCGGCATGGATCACTTCGCCAAGACCACCGATGAGCTGGTGCTGGCGCAGCGCGCCGGTACACTGCAGCGCAATTTTCAGGGCTATTCGACCCACGGCGACTGCGACATCGTGGGTCTCGGTGTTAGTGCGATCGGCCGCATTGGTGACAGCTACACGCAGAACTCGCGCGACCTGATCGGCTATTACGGCGCACTGGATGCCGGGCGCCTGCCGCTGATGCGTGGCATGCAACTGGATGAGGATGATGTGATCCGGCGGGAGCTGATCAACGAACTGATGTGCCACGGTGTACTGGAAAAGAAGGCCTTCGGGACGCGTCACCGGTTGCTGTTCGATGAATATTTTGCGCGTGAGCGCGAGCGCCTGCAGCCGCTGATTGCCGATGGCCTGGTGCAGGAAACTGACCGCGAAATCCGGGTGACCTCGCGGGGAAGGTTGCTGTTGCGTATTATTGCCATGTGCTTCGATGCCTATCTGGACGAAGCGGCGCAGGCACCGCGGTTTTCGCGAGTGATCTGA
- a CDS encoding group III truncated hemoglobin translates to MNTQSPLDESDLATLVDHFYEKVRRDAQIGPIFNDAVHDWDEHKRLLTSFWASVALGAGSYRGNPMGAHRPHPIRAEHFDHWLELWGETCVEELDEASAERMLEYAQRIGRSLKYGLGLNPQAQPFGVPIVGIER, encoded by the coding sequence ATCAACACGCAGTCGCCGCTCGATGAATCCGACCTCGCCACACTGGTCGATCATTTCTACGAGAAAGTGCGGCGTGACGCGCAGATTGGTCCGATCTTCAACGACGCCGTACACGACTGGGATGAACACAAACGCCTGCTCACCTCGTTCTGGGCCTCAGTGGCCCTGGGCGCTGGCAGCTATCGGGGCAACCCGATGGGCGCGCATCGACCACACCCGATTCGCGCCGAACATTTCGACCACTGGCTGGAGTTGTGGGGCGAAACCTGTGTCGAGGAACTGGACGAAGCCAGCGCGGAAAGAATGCTGGAATATGCGCAACGCATCGGTCGCAGCTTGAAGTACGGACTTGGCCTGAATCCACAGGCGCAACCGTTTGGCGTACCCATCGTCGGCATTGAACGCTAG